A genomic region of Lasioglossum baleicum chromosome 16, iyLasBale1, whole genome shotgun sequence contains the following coding sequences:
- the Alc gene encoding 5'-AMP-activated protein kinase subunit beta-1 encodes MGNAGSNHPVGHHHGSSSSRDHRHTKDHPPPSPGKEGQAFVFDKKPSQKLVFQSSHEDEEPYFAKTGGQHNGDDFGPQRPRSNTVSEGTKVADSKVLPTVFKWEGGGKQVYISGTFTGWKTLPMVKSHGDFVTIIDLPEGEHQYKFYVDGEWRHDPDIKIVDNGMGSKNNLVSVKKSDFEVFQALAKDSEGIISSAQTVYGQEVPPHKPWEKITGPPILPPHLLQVILNKDTPLSCEPTLLPEPNHVMLNHLYALSIKDSVMVLSATHRYRKKYVTTLLYKPI; translated from the exons ATGGGTAACGCGGGTAGTAATCACCCGGTTGGTCATCATCACGGCAGTTCTTCGAGTAGAGACCATCGTCATACCAAAGACCATCCTCCGCCGTCGCCAGGGAAAGAAGGCCAAGCTTTCGTTTTTGATAAGAAGCCAAGTCAGAAATTAGTTTTCCAATCGTCCCACGAGGATGAGGAACCTTATTTTGCTAAA ACTGGTGGACAACACAACGGAGATGACTTTGGCCCACAACGCCCACGTTCTAATACAGTGTCCGAAGGAACCAAAGTCGCGGACAGCAAAGTATTGCCTACAGTCTTCAAATGGGAGGGAGGTGGCAAACAGGTTTACATTAGCGGAACATTCACCGGATGGAAAACATTGCCCATGGTAAAAAGTCATGGGGATTTCGTAACGATTATCGATTTACCAGAAGGGGAGCATCAGTACAAGTTCTATGTTGACGGTGAATGGAGACATGACCCAGATATA AAAATTGTTGACAATGGGATGGGCTCCAAGAACAATCTTGTATCTGTAAAGAAATCAGACTTCGAAGTATTTCAAGCGCTTGCGAAAGACAGCGAAGGTATTATCAGTAGCGCTCAAACAGTGTATGGTCAAGAAGTTCCTCCCCATAAACCATGGGAAAAAATAACTGGTCCGCCTATATTACCACCTCATCTGCTACAAGTTATTCTGAACAAAGATACTCCTTTATCC TGTGAGCCAACTCTCTTGCCAGAGCCAAATCACGTTATGTTAAATCATTTGTACGCCTTAAGTATCAAAGACAGCGTAATGGTTCTATCCGCCACGCACCGTTATCGCAAAAAATACGTTACAACTCTGCTTTACAAACCAATCTAA